From a single Rissa tridactyla isolate bRisTri1 unplaced genomic scaffold, bRisTri1.patW.cur.20221130 scaffold_47, whole genome shotgun sequence genomic region:
- the LOC128903549 gene encoding olfactory receptor 14A16-like codes for MSNSSSVTKFLLLVFADTRELQLLHFGLFLGIYLAALLANGLIITTIACDHRLHTPMYFFLLSLSVLDLGSISTTLPKSMANSLWDNRVISYWGCVAQVFFLFLCATSEFSLLTVMSYDRYVAICKPLHYGTLMGSRACVHMAAAAWGSGFLNALLHTASTFSLPLCQGNAVDQFFCEIPQILKLSCSDSDYLREGGLLVVSACLGFGCFVFIVLSYVQIFRAVLRIPSQQGRHKAFSTCLPHLAVVSLFVSTAAFAYLKPRSVSSPVLDLVVAVLYSVVPPAVNPLIYSMRNQELKDALWKLMTRSSILSCFGNHS; via the coding sequence atgtccaacagcagctccgtcaccaagttcctcctcctggtattcgcagacacacgggagctgcagctcttgcacttcgggctcttcctgggcatctacctggctgccctcctggccaacggcctcatcatcaccaccatcgcctgtgaccaccgcctccacacccccatgtacttcttcctcctcagcctctctgttcttgacctgggctccatctccacgaCTCTCCcaaaatccatggccaattccctgtgggacaaCAGGGTCATCTCCTACTGGGGTTGTGtagcacaggtcttttttttatttttgtgtgctacatcagagttttctcttctcactgtcatgtcctatgaccgctacgttgccatctgcaaacccctgcactacgggaccctgatgggcagcagagcttgtgtccacatggcagcagctgcctggggcagtgggtttctcaatgctctgctgcacacggccagtacattttccctgcccctctgccagggcaatgctgtggaccagttcttctgtgagatcccccagatcctcaagctctcctgctcagactcagactacctcagagaaggtgggcttcttgtggttagtgcctgtttaggctttggttgtttcgttttcatcgtgctgtcctatgtgcagatcttcagggccgtgctgaggatcccctctcagcagggacggcacaaagccttttccacgtgcctccctcacctggccgtggtctccctgtttgtcagcactgcagcATTTGCCTACCTGAAACCCCGCTCCGTCTCCTCCCCAGTCctagatctggtggtggctgtgctgtactcagtggtgcctccagcagtgaaccccctcatctacagcatgaggaaccaggagctcaaggacgCCCTGTGGAAATTGATGACCAGAAGCAGTATACTGTCCTGTTTTGGAAATCACTCCTAA
- the LOC128903550 gene encoding olfactory receptor 49-like: protein MGNATIIFLLCVGHHLQTPLYFLISNLSFLEIWFTSSTSTKLLVILGSGRRTISLSSCFAQSYFCFAPGTTEFVLLVVLSFDRYVAICQRLRYAAIMKPQLCIHLVVAAWVMGTTLLSYCLVLLYKLTFWGSNKIHHLFCDSSPLFKLSCSDTSLLGKMDSILLSFVMLGSLCLTPAFYTGILFCILHLPGASGRKKAFTTCSSHLTTLAIAYARCIALYVHPSEHVSSQANGMVALLNTVLYPFLNPFIYSLRNKTVILARNEAIARATIKLFALSRCISGQQFP from the coding sequence ATGGGGAACGCAACCATCATTTTCCTTCTATGCGTGGGTCACCACCTGCAAACCCCCCTGTACTTTCTCATCAGCAATCTGTCCTTCCTGGAAATCTGGTTTACATCCTCCACAAGCACTAAATTGCTTGTGATCCTGGGTTCTGGTAGGAGAACAATCTCACTAAGCAGCTGCTTTGCCCAATCCTATTTCTGTTTTGCCCCGGGCACTACAGAGTTTGTTCTACTTGTTGTCCTGTCCtttgaccgctacgttgccatctgccaGCGTTTGCGTTATGCTGCCATCATGAAGCCTCAGCTCTGCATCCACCTGGTTGTTGCTGCTTGGGTCATGGGCACCACACTCTTGAGTTACTGCCTGGTCCTCCTCTACAAGCTGACTTTCTGGGGCTCAAACAAGATCCACCATTTGTTTTGCGACAGCTCCCCCTTGTTCAAATTGTCCTGCTCTGACACCAGCCTGCTTGGGAAAATGGACtctattttattatcatttgtcATGCTGGGTTCCTTATGTTTAACTCCGGCATTTTACACAGGCATCCTTTTCTGTATTCTACACCTTCCAGGAgcctctgggaggaaaaaagctttcactaCATGTTCTTCCCATCTCACCACCTTGGCCATTGCCTATGCGCGCTGCATTGCTCTCTATGTGCATCCTTCAGAACACGTTTCCTCGCAGGCAAACGGAATGGTAGCTTTGCTAAACACTGTCCTGTACCCATTCTTAAATCCATTCATCTACAGTCTTAGAAACAAGACCGTGATACTGGCCCGGAATGAAGCCATTGCCCGTGCAACAATAAAGCTTTTCGCCTTATCACGATGCATTTCTGGACAGCAATTCCCATGA